The segment GGTGATCCCGGAGTTTTATACCCGAAACGAGAGCGGCATTCCCATCGCATGGGTCAAGCGGATGCGGGAAAGCATGACGCGCTTGACACCGCGCTTCTCCGCCAACCGCACAGTGTGCGAATACACCGAGCAACATTACCTCCCGGCTGCAGCCGCCTACTGTACGCGCGCTGCCGGTAAAGGCGCAGTGGGCAGGAAGATAGTCAATTGGGAACATACCCTGAAAGAAATATGGGGTACGCTGAGCTTCGGCGACGTAAAGGCACAGACAAATGTGGCCCAGCACATCTTTGAAGCAGAGGTGTATCTCAATGAACTCGATCCGAACGTCGTGCGAGTCGAGCTATATGCCGAAGGAATCAATGGCAGCAGTCCGATCCGACAGGAGATGACGTGCGTTCGGCAATTGCCCGGCGCGTCGGGCGGCTACGTGTACACCGCGGCTGTGTCTGCGGACCGTAGGGTGGAGGATTACACGGCGCGAGTGATACCACATTGCTCCGGCGTTGCGGTTCCTCTGGAAGCCGTTCACATCCTATGGCAGCGCTGATCTTATTGGAGCCAATGCGATGAGAACTGCTCAACTGCAACAACGGCATGAAACTGGCGAAGTGGCTGCATTATCCGCGCTGCGTGCTGGAAGATATCTGCGCGTCGTTCCACACCAGGCGTGATCTGCCGAATGTGCAGCTTGCTCCATACTTGTCACGCAAGTGAGCGGACCAATGCCAAGAGCACGCTTCACACGAAATGGGAGAAGGAGTAAGAATTATGAAAACCAATGACCAACCCGAGCCGACGGTGTTCGTCATTTTTGGCGGCGCCGGTGACTTGACCTGGCGAAAGCTTGTGCCGGCCTTGTTTGACCTCTCCCAGGACCGAAGCATGCCTGCTGATTTTTCGGTCATCGCCGTGGATCGCGTTGACTTGAGCGACGAAAAGCTGCGTCGGCGTCTCCACGACGGCGTCAAGAAATTTTCGCGCCAAGGAATGGCGAAAACCGGCGAATGGGGCGAGTTTGCCGGGCATATCCGCTACCAGCAGGGCGATTTTAAGAATCTTCAAACTTATAGAACTCTGGGCGAACAATGCGCCAAGCTGGAAAAGCAATGGGGCGCCAAGGTCCATCGCATCTTCTACATGGCCACACCGCCGAGCATGTTCGGCGAAATCCCGAAATATCTCGGCAAGGCCGGGTTGGCGCGTGACCGGGAATGGGCGCGGATTGTGGTCGAGAAACCGATCGGCTATGACCTGGAATCCGCCCGCAAGTTGAACGGCATCCTCGCAGACAGCTTCGCGGAATCCCAGATCTTCCGGATCGATCATTATCTGGGCAAGGAGACCGTGCAAAACATTCTGGCGTTTCGCTTTGCCAATCCACTCTTCGAGCCCATATGGAATCGCCGTTACGTGGACTGCGTGACCATCACCGTCGCCGAAGAGGTGGGTGTCGTGCATCGCGGCGGCTATTACGATCGGGCGGGCGCGCTACGCGACATGGTGCAAAATCACCTTATGCAACTGTTGTGTTTGGTAGCAATGGAACCGATGGTGTCCTTCGATGCCGACGAGATTCGCAACAAGAAAGTGGATGTGCTCCACGCGGTTCGTCCGATTCATCATGACGCGGTCCATCAGTACGTGGTGCGCGGGCAGTACGGCAAAGGCTGGATCGGCGGCAAGAGCGTGTGCGGGTATCGTGAAGAAGACGACGTGTCCCCCGATTCCCAAACGGAGACGTTTGTGGCGCTGAAGTTGTTCCTCGACAACTGGCGCTGGCAGGACGTCCCATTTTATCTCCGCACAGGCAAACGCCTCACACGACAGGTGTCGGAAGTGGCCATCCAATTTCGCGCAGTGCCGCATCAGGCGTTTCCGCCTGAGGCCACCCTCGACTGGCAACCGGCCCGCCTGGTTATGTCGATCCACCCTGACGAAGGCATCGTACTGCGCTTTCAGGCAAAGCACCCGGGGCCAAAAATGAGTCTACGCACGGTGGAGATGCAGTTCAATTATCAGGATACGTTCGCCGCGCGGTCGCCCGACGCTTATGAGACCTTGCTCTGGGACGTGATGAAGAACGACGCCACGTTATTCATGCGCGCCGATCAAGTCGAGGCAGCGTGGCGGTTGCTGATGCCGGTGCTCGATGTGTGGGCGGCTGCACCGCCTGGTGATTTCCCGAATTACGCCGCCGGTACCTGGGGACCAGAAGCTGGGCAAGGGCTGCTTGCCCAACAAGGACATAGTTGGGCGCTTCCCATGGAATCGGTCGGAAGGCGCACCAAGCAGGGAACACGCGCATGACCCGACATAACATTCCGTTAGGCAAGATTCTGGGGATTTCGATTGGTGTGGATTACTCCTGGTTTGTGATCGTTGCGCTGCTCACTTGGATGCTGGCGGGAAATTACTATCCTACCGAGTTCAAGGACTGGCCGCCGCCGCTCTATTGGCTCATGGGTGCCGTAACGGCCATTATCTTTTTTGTGAGCATATTACTCCATGAGTTGGGGCACTCCGTGGTAGCCCTGCGATACCATATTCCGGTACGCAGCATCACGCTGTTTCTTTTCGGAGGTGTCGCTCAAATCGGAGCGGAACCACCCAGCGCGAT is part of the Candidatus Methylomirabilota bacterium genome and harbors:
- the zwf gene encoding glucose-6-phosphate dehydrogenase, whose translation is MKTNDQPEPTVFVIFGGAGDLTWRKLVPALFDLSQDRSMPADFSVIAVDRVDLSDEKLRRRLHDGVKKFSRQGMAKTGEWGEFAGHIRYQQGDFKNLQTYRTLGEQCAKLEKQWGAKVHRIFYMATPPSMFGEIPKYLGKAGLARDREWARIVVEKPIGYDLESARKLNGILADSFAESQIFRIDHYLGKETVQNILAFRFANPLFEPIWNRRYVDCVTITVAEEVGVVHRGGYYDRAGALRDMVQNHLMQLLCLVAMEPMVSFDADEIRNKKVDVLHAVRPIHHDAVHQYVVRGQYGKGWIGGKSVCGYREEDDVSPDSQTETFVALKLFLDNWRWQDVPFYLRTGKRLTRQVSEVAIQFRAVPHQAFPPEATLDWQPARLVMSIHPDEGIVLRFQAKHPGPKMSLRTVEMQFNYQDTFAARSPDAYETLLWDVMKNDATLFMRADQVEAAWRLLMPVLDVWAAAPPGDFPNYAAGTWGPEAGQGLLAQQGHSWALPMESVGRRTKQGTRA
- a CDS encoding site-2 protease family protein, which translates into the protein MTRHNIPLGKILGISIGVDYSWFVIVALLTWMLAGNYYPTEFKDWPPPLYWLMGAVTAIIFFVSILLHELGHSVVALRYHIPVRSITLFLFGGVAQIGAEPPSAIAELLVAIAGPLVSLALAGCFYVVQPVVSGMEPLLGLAKYLAYINLVVVLFNLIPGYPLDGGRVFRAIVWAITKNMRR